The genomic DNA CTACGCGCTGCACGCCCTCCAGCGCCTGGGATTGCTCGGGGGCTGGACCTGCTACTACTTCGGTAATATGGAGGAGTGGTGCGACGGCATCGCCGCCCACGCCCTGGTCGAGCACGAGCGCCTCCGTCCGGAGTTCGTCGTGATCGGCGAGCCGACGCGCCTGCAGGTCTACCGCGGGCATCGGGGCCGCGTCGAGGTGAGCGTCACCTTCCGCGGGAAGACGGCGCATGCCAGTGCGCCCGAGCGCGGGGACAATGCCGTCTACAAAGCGGCGGCCTTCGTCCGGCACGTGGCCGAGCTGAACAGGACGTTCACCGGTGATCCCTTTCTGGGGCCCGGAACGATCGCCGTGACGCAGATCCAGAGCCGGGCGCCCTCCCTGAACGCCGTGCCGGACGTCTGCGCGCTGTACATCGACCGACGGATCACGGTCGGGGAGACGAAGGAAGAAGTGCTGGCCGAGTTGCGGGGGCTGCCGGGCGGGAACGAGGCCGAGATCGTGATTCCCCTCTACGAGCAACCGAGCTACACCGGGTTCGTCTTTCCCGTGGAGAAAGTCTACCCGGCCTGGGCCTTGCCGGAAGATCACGTGCTGGTCCGGGCGGGTCAGGAAGCGGCGCGCCTGGCCTACGGGAGACCGACCGACCTCGGCCGCTGGGCGTTCTCCACGAACGGCACGTACTGGATGGGGAAAGCCGGCATTCCCGCCATCGGCTTCGGACCCGGCGACGAGCGCTACGCGCACACCACGCTGGATCAGGTGCCCCTGGCCGAGGTCACCGCCGCATCCCGCTTCTACGCCCTGCTGCCCCTCGTCCTCGGGGAGATGGTGTCCTGAGCGGCCGGCAGTGGCCGAGCCCCGTCACCCCGATGCCCGATGACTATGTCCCGCGGGACCGGGGTATGATCAATGAGTGCAGGTCAGGACCCCGGTGGGACCTCCCGGGAATCACCCGCTCCACACTCCGTCCAAGGAGGTGCGTGGTGCTTTTGCGGATCCTCGCAGTGGCAGCCGTGTTTGTGCTCGTCGCCAGTCTCGTGACCCCCGTCGGGGCGCAGATGGCGTTGCGGCACACCTTCACCTTTCGGTACTGGGGAAGCACCTTCTCCTTCGGCAACCCGCCTCCCGCCACCTACCAGTACAACCAGCCCGGCTGGGGGTTCTCCTACAGAGGAGATGCACGGAATAGACCCTGGGCTCTCACCTTCAACTATGACGGGTTGAGCGCCCCCGGGCAGTTCTGGGAGACGGCGACGATGTGGAACATCAACGCCCACCGCCGGTTGCCCAACATCCCCAACGGGCAGGCCAGCGTGTTCCTCGGCTACGGCAGCGCGACTCTGTCCAACACCGTCGGCGGGCAGGGCG from Armatimonadota bacterium includes the following:
- a CDS encoding YgeY family selenium metabolism-linked hydrolase codes for the protein MSVSADVIRRLDEFLGSLESEMIAFLREIVAIPSMDGQLADVGRAVGDRMRRLGFEEVRFDAMGNILGRIGSGPRLLLYDSHLDTVGVSDRAAWAWDPFQGKVEDGVLYALGAGDEKGSTPPMLYALHALQRLGLLGGWTCYYFGNMEEWCDGIAAHALVEHERLRPEFVVIGEPTRLQVYRGHRGRVEVSVTFRGKTAHASAPERGDNAVYKAAAFVRHVAELNRTFTGDPFLGPGTIAVTQIQSRAPSLNAVPDVCALYIDRRITVGETKEEVLAELRGLPGGNEAEIVIPLYEQPSYTGFVFPVEKVYPAWALPEDHVLVRAGQEAARLAYGRPTDLGRWAFSTNGTYWMGKAGIPAIGFGPGDERYAHTTLDQVPLAEVTAASRFYALLPLVLGEMVS